The Vigna unguiculata cultivar IT97K-499-35 chromosome 6, ASM411807v1, whole genome shotgun sequence genome contains a region encoding:
- the LOC114189123 gene encoding helicase-like transcription factor CHR28 isoform X3 has translation MMADEGFGYACFLDGDGNAADDDKFCIDLETVMSVLDEDNNPSESSPEDFSLKNISPGESGIHDNFLLQNAGNSVLECEHENQGPSPQTFSSPNALAGGYMDHEGDDFDFTERTGVSNCEMPAYICTRFPDAEVNSSNVAVCGDSLKLTMWKCENDNQIKHVGYGAESEPASHGSIIENIDVKFDDYETYTKEITGPSGKQENDSCTSFERSFVDADRLSYVATSTDSSICQGSNVPNDFNDYYPSFNIYQGMDDRPAIANASDCLFNGAYPHVWENEKMTRNMKVNKMELFTDTSGGMRSIISGGMSFQDNQYTFQDSKYASSFPGNVLFEDSASVQQSTCASYISSAGQEMKQLPGTFPAVGSQGNDLLRCEDSVTFTTTEKAKYYQDAIGGAANYFPGIMGNLNLKPFDKSLYNLQTSIASGKLYNCVMSEGEGKSIEHRSIDSQLSKGSTDKSNIEDESDVCIIEDISHPAPVSRSADLGNSLNTLQSSRGVYTHSSTVGVMRPKARDEQYILRVALQDLSQPKSEVSPPDGLLAVPLLRHQRIALSWMVQKETSSLYCCGGILADDQGLGKTVSTIALILKERPPLVNKSNIAKKSELETLNLDADDDQLPESGVVNTESNIVQDLSCINTNKNMNLLVHVKGRPSAGTLVVCPTSVLRQWDEELHSKVTGKANLSVLVYHGSNRTKDPYELAKHDVVLTTYSIVSMEVPKQPLVDKDDEEKGAYDDPAVSSKKRKCPSSSKTSKKGLDSAMLDSVARPLAKVAWFRVVLDEAQSIKNHRTQVARACWGLRAKRRWCLSGTPIQNAIDDLYSYFRFLRYDPYAVYTSFCSTIKIPISKSPSKGYRKLQAVLKTIMLRRTKGTLLDGEPIISLPPKSVELKKVEFSQEERDFYSRLEADSRAQFQEYADAGTVKQNYVNILLMLLRLRQACDHPLLVKRYNSNSLWKSSVEMAKKLTQEKRLSLLNCLEACLALCGICNDPPEDAVVSVCGHVFCNQCICEHLTGDDNQCPATNCKIRLSMSSVFSKVTLNSSFSDQACDNLPAYSGCEVDESEFYSESQPYNSSKIRAALEVLQSLSKPQCCAPQSNSVHSTLGETTDGLGSSSCDRMKSSNECPENQNVLERASNNSIGGEKAIVFSQWTRMLDLLEACLKNSSIQYRRLDGTMSVSARDKAVKDFNTLPEVSVMIMSLKAASLGLNMVAACHVLMLDLWWNPTTEDQAIDRAHRIGQTRPVTVLRLTVRDTVEDRILALQQKKQKMVASAFGEDGTGGRQSRLTVDDLKYLFMM, from the exons ATGATGGCGGATGAGGGATTCGGCTACGCGTGCTTCTTGGACGGTGACGGGAACGCCGCCGATGACGACAAGTTTTGCATCGATCTGGAAACTGTTATGAGCGTTCTCGACGAGGATAACAATCCCTCTGAG AGTAGTCCCGAGGatttttcattgaaaaatatttcaccTGGTGAATCTGGCATCCATGATAATTTTCTACTTCAAAACG CAGGGAATTCTGTGCTTGAATGTGAACATGAAAACCAGGGACCTTCACCACAGACTTTCTCTTCCCCAAATGCTCTTGCTGGTGGTTACATGGACCATGAAGGTGATGATTTTGACTTCACAGAAAGGACAGGAGTTTCCAATTGTGAGATGCCTGCTTACATATGCACAAGATTTCCTGATGCTGAGGTTAATTCAAGCAATGTAGCTGTATGTGGAGATAGTTTGAAACTGACTATGTGGAAGTGTGAAAATGATAACCAAATCAAGCATGTAGGATATGGTGCAGAATCTGAAC CTGCTTCACATGGTTCTATCATTGAGAATATTGATGTAAAATTTGATGATTATGAAACCTATACGAAAGAGATCACTGGACCTTCTGGTAAACAGGAAAATGACTCGTGTACATCGTTTGAAAGATCGTTTGTCGATGCTGATAGATTGTCTTATGTTGCAACTTCAACTGATTCCTCTATTTGTCAAGGTTCCAATGTTCCCAATGATTTTAATGACTattatccttcttttaatatttaccAAGGTATGGATGATAGGCCTGCTATTGCCAACGCTTCTGATTGTTTGTTTAATGGTGCTTATCCTCACGTGtgggaaaatgaaaaaatgacgAGGAACATGAAGGTCAACAAGATGGAGTTATTTACTGATACAAGTGGTGGCATGCGTTCCATCATCAGTGGGGGGATGTCTTTTCAAGATAATCAATATACGTTCCAAGATAGTAAATATGCATCGTCTTTTCCTGGTAATGTTCTCTTTGAAGACAGTGCATCAGTGCAACAGTCAActtgtgcttcatatatttcAAGTGCAG GTCAGGAGATGAAACAACTACCTGGTACTTTTCCTGCAGTTGGATCTCAGGGTAATGATTTATTGAGGTGTGAGGATAGTGTTACATTCACAACGACCGAGAAAGCCAAATATTATCAAGACGCTATTGGTGGAGCTGCCAATTACTTTCCAGGAATTATGggaaacttaaatttaaaaccATTTGACAAATCTTTGTATAATCTCCAGACATCAATTGCCAGTGGGAAGCTGTATAATTGTGTTATGAGTGAAGGAGAGGGAAAATCAATTGAGCATAGAAGTATTGATTCCCAGCTTTCAAAAGGAAGTACCGACAAATCCAATATTGAGGATGAATCTGATGTTTGCATTATTGAAGACATCAGTCACCCTGCACCTGTGAGTCGATCAGCAGATCTTGGGAATTCCCTCAACACATTACAATCTTCAAGAGGTGTTTATACTCATTCTTCTACGGTGGGAGTTATGAGACCAAAGGCACGTGACGAGCAGTACATATTACGAGTTGCATTGCAG GATCTTTCCCAACCAAAATCAGAGGTTAGTCCACCAGATGGACTGCTGGCAGTTCCTCTTTTACGACATCAG agaATTGCTTTATCATGGATGGTTCAGAAGGAAACTTCAAGTTTGTACTGTTGTGGAGGAATTCTTGCAGATGATCAG GGTCTTGGAAAAACAGTGTCGACCATTGCTTTAATATTAAAGGAAAGACCTCCATTGGTGAATAAATCCAACATTGCAAAGAAAAGTGAATTAGAAACTTTGAACCTGGATGCAGATGATGATCAGCTTCCTGAGAGTGGCGTAGTGAATACTGAATCTAATATTGTTCAAGATTTATCTTGTATAAATACAAACAAGAACATGAATTTGCTAGTGCATGTAAAAGGAAGGCCGTCTGCAGGAACCCTTGTTGTTTGTCCAACTAGTGTCTTGCGGCAATGGGATGAAGAGTTGCACAGTAAGGTAACTGGCAAAGCAAATCTTTCTGTCCTAGTGTACCATGGTAGCAATCGAACAAAAGATCCTTATGAGCTTGCCAAGCATGATGTTGTTCTGACGACTTATTCAATTGTCAGCATGGAGGTCCCTAAGCAGCCTCTAGTTGACAAAGACGATGAAGAAAAAGGAGCTTATGATGATCCTGCAGTATCAAGCAAGAAAAGGAAATGCCCTTCTAGTTCTAAAACTAGCAAGAAGGGACTGGACTCTGCGATGCTTGACTCTGTTGCTCGTCCTCTTGCGAAAGTGGCTTGGTTTAGAGTTGTCCTGGATGAGGCCCAGAGTATCAAGAATCACAGAACTCAAGTTGCAAGGGCTTGTTGGGGTCTTAGAGCAAAGCGTAGATGGTGCTTATCAGGGACTCCTATCCAGAATGCAATCGATGATCTCTATAGCTACTTCAGATTTTTAAGATATGATCCTTATGCTGTGTACACATCATTCTGTTCCACAATTAAGATCCCTATCAGCAAAAGTCCATCGAAAGGATATAGAAAGCTACAAGCTGTCTTAAAAACAATCATGTTACGTCGCACAAAAG GCACACTTCTTGATGGGGAGCCTATCATTTCTTTGCCACCTAAATCTGTAGAGTTGAAAAAAGTGGAATTTTCACAGGAGGAACGTGATTTCTATTCTAGACTAGAGGCTGATTCCCGAGCACAGTTTCAG GAATATGCTGATGCTGGAACTGTGAAGCAAAAttatgttaacattttattgATGCTTTTGCGCCTTAGACAAGCATGCGATCATCCCCTGCTTGTCAAGCGTTACAATTCTAACTCCCTCTGGAAATCTTCAGTTGAGATGGCAAAGAAGCTTACTCAGGAAAAACGATTATCTCTTTTAAATTGTTTGGAAGCTTGTTTGGCCCTCTGCGGTATCTGTAAT GATCCTCCTGAAGATGCTGTTGTTTCAGTTTGTGGTCATGTTTTTTGTAACCAGTGCATTTGCGAACATCTTACTGGTGATGACAATCAGTGCCCTGCTACAAACTGCAAAATTCGATTAAGCATGTCTTCAGTGTTCTCCAAAGTCACATTGAATAGTTCTTTTTCTGATCAGGCTTGTGATAATTTGCCTGCTTACTCTGGTTGTGAAGTGGATGAATCTGAGTTTTATTCTGAGAGTCAGCCATATAATTCTTCAAAAATTAGGGCTGCACTTGAGGTGTTGCAGTCTTTGTCTAAACCACAATGCTGTGCTCCCCAAAGCAATTCTGTGCATAGCACTCTGGGGGAAACTACTGATGGGCTCGGCAGCTCATCTTGTGACCGAATGAAATCCTCAAATGAATGTCCTGAGAACCAAAATGTGTTAGAGAGAGCCTCTAATAATTCAATTGGTGGTGAGAAAGCTATAGTGTTTTCGCAGTGGACTAGGATGCTAGATTTACTTGAAGCATGTCTTAAGAATTCTTCAATCCAGTATAGAAGACTTGACGGAACAATGTCTGTCTCGGCAAGGGATAAAGCTGTTAAAGACTTTAACACTCTCCCTGAG GTTTCAGTTATGATTATGTCTTTGAAGGCTGCTAGTCTTGGTCTGAATATGGTTGCTGCCTGCCATGTTCTTATGCTAGATCTTTGGTGGAATCCGACAACTGAAGATCAAGCTATAGACAGAGCGCATCGTATTGGACAGACCCGTCCTGTCACAGTCTTGCGGTTAACTGTTAGAGATACAGTTGAAGACCGTATTTTAGCTCTGCAG caaaaaaagcaaaaaatggTTGCGTCTGCCTTTGGAGAGGATGGAACTGGTGGTCGTCAAAGTCGCCTTACTGTGGATGATCTAAAATACCTGTTCATGATGTGA
- the LOC114189123 gene encoding helicase-like transcription factor CHR28 isoform X4 yields the protein MDHEGDDFDFTERTGVSNCEMPAYICTRFPDAEVNSSNVAVCGDSLKLTMWKCENDNQIKHVGYGAESEPASHGSIIENIDVKFDDYETYTKEITGPSGKQENDSCTSFERSFVDADRLSYVATSTDSSICQGSNVPNDFNDYYPSFNIYQGMDDRPAIANASDCLFNGAYPHVWENEKMTRNMKVNKMELFTDTSGGMRSIISGGMSFQDNQYTFQDSKYASSFPGNVLFEDSASVQQSTCASYISSAGESLNVKTDRDGLIMRYQNPAHSEDAEFNVGQEMKQLPGTFPAVGSQGNDLLRCEDSVTFTTTEKAKYYQDAIGGAANYFPGIMGNLNLKPFDKSLYNLQTSIASGKLYNCVMSEGEGKSIEHRSIDSQLSKGSTDKSNIEDESDVCIIEDISHPAPVSRSADLGNSLNTLQSSRGVYTHSSTVGVMRPKARDEQYILRVALQDLSQPKSEVSPPDGLLAVPLLRHQRIALSWMVQKETSSLYCCGGILADDQGLGKTVSTIALILKERPPLVNKSNIAKKSELETLNLDADDDQLPESGVVNTESNIVQDLSCINTNKNMNLLVHVKGRPSAGTLVVCPTSVLRQWDEELHSKVTGKANLSVLVYHGSNRTKDPYELAKHDVVLTTYSIVSMEVPKQPLVDKDDEEKGAYDDPAVSSKKRKCPSSSKTSKKGLDSAMLDSVARPLAKVAWFRVVLDEAQSIKNHRTQVARACWGLRAKRRWCLSGTPIQNAIDDLYSYFRFLRYDPYAVYTSFCSTIKIPISKSPSKGYRKLQAVLKTIMLRRTKGTLLDGEPIISLPPKSVELKKVEFSQEERDFYSRLEADSRAQFQEYADAGTVKQNYVNILLMLLRLRQACDHPLLVKRYNSNSLWKSSVEMAKKLTQEKRLSLLNCLEACLALCGICNDPPEDAVVSVCGHVFCNQCICEHLTGDDNQCPATNCKIRLSMSSVFSKVTLNSSFSDQACDNLPAYSGCEVDESEFYSESQPYNSSKIRAALEVLQSLSKPQCCAPQSNSVHSTLGETTDGLGSSSCDRMKSSNECPENQNVLERASNNSIGGEKAIVFSQWTRMLDLLEACLKNSSIQYRRLDGTMSVSARDKAVKDFNTLPEVSVMIMSLKAASLGLNMVAACHVLMLDLWWNPTTEDQAIDRAHRIGQTRPVTVLRLTVRDTVEDRILALQQKKQKMVASAFGEDGTGGRQSRLTVDDLKYLFMM from the exons ATGGACCATGAAGGTGATGATTTTGACTTCACAGAAAGGACAGGAGTTTCCAATTGTGAGATGCCTGCTTACATATGCACAAGATTTCCTGATGCTGAGGTTAATTCAAGCAATGTAGCTGTATGTGGAGATAGTTTGAAACTGACTATGTGGAAGTGTGAAAATGATAACCAAATCAAGCATGTAGGATATGGTGCAGAATCTGAAC CTGCTTCACATGGTTCTATCATTGAGAATATTGATGTAAAATTTGATGATTATGAAACCTATACGAAAGAGATCACTGGACCTTCTGGTAAACAGGAAAATGACTCGTGTACATCGTTTGAAAGATCGTTTGTCGATGCTGATAGATTGTCTTATGTTGCAACTTCAACTGATTCCTCTATTTGTCAAGGTTCCAATGTTCCCAATGATTTTAATGACTattatccttcttttaatatttaccAAGGTATGGATGATAGGCCTGCTATTGCCAACGCTTCTGATTGTTTGTTTAATGGTGCTTATCCTCACGTGtgggaaaatgaaaaaatgacgAGGAACATGAAGGTCAACAAGATGGAGTTATTTACTGATACAAGTGGTGGCATGCGTTCCATCATCAGTGGGGGGATGTCTTTTCAAGATAATCAATATACGTTCCAAGATAGTAAATATGCATCGTCTTTTCCTGGTAATGTTCTCTTTGAAGACAGTGCATCAGTGCAACAGTCAActtgtgcttcatatatttcAAGTGCAGGTGAATCACTTAATGTCAAAACTGATAGAGATGGACTGATTATGCGTTACCAAAATCCTGCTCACAGTGAGGATGCTGAGTTCAATGTAGGTCAGGAGATGAAACAACTACCTGGTACTTTTCCTGCAGTTGGATCTCAGGGTAATGATTTATTGAGGTGTGAGGATAGTGTTACATTCACAACGACCGAGAAAGCCAAATATTATCAAGACGCTATTGGTGGAGCTGCCAATTACTTTCCAGGAATTATGggaaacttaaatttaaaaccATTTGACAAATCTTTGTATAATCTCCAGACATCAATTGCCAGTGGGAAGCTGTATAATTGTGTTATGAGTGAAGGAGAGGGAAAATCAATTGAGCATAGAAGTATTGATTCCCAGCTTTCAAAAGGAAGTACCGACAAATCCAATATTGAGGATGAATCTGATGTTTGCATTATTGAAGACATCAGTCACCCTGCACCTGTGAGTCGATCAGCAGATCTTGGGAATTCCCTCAACACATTACAATCTTCAAGAGGTGTTTATACTCATTCTTCTACGGTGGGAGTTATGAGACCAAAGGCACGTGACGAGCAGTACATATTACGAGTTGCATTGCAG GATCTTTCCCAACCAAAATCAGAGGTTAGTCCACCAGATGGACTGCTGGCAGTTCCTCTTTTACGACATCAG agaATTGCTTTATCATGGATGGTTCAGAAGGAAACTTCAAGTTTGTACTGTTGTGGAGGAATTCTTGCAGATGATCAG GGTCTTGGAAAAACAGTGTCGACCATTGCTTTAATATTAAAGGAAAGACCTCCATTGGTGAATAAATCCAACATTGCAAAGAAAAGTGAATTAGAAACTTTGAACCTGGATGCAGATGATGATCAGCTTCCTGAGAGTGGCGTAGTGAATACTGAATCTAATATTGTTCAAGATTTATCTTGTATAAATACAAACAAGAACATGAATTTGCTAGTGCATGTAAAAGGAAGGCCGTCTGCAGGAACCCTTGTTGTTTGTCCAACTAGTGTCTTGCGGCAATGGGATGAAGAGTTGCACAGTAAGGTAACTGGCAAAGCAAATCTTTCTGTCCTAGTGTACCATGGTAGCAATCGAACAAAAGATCCTTATGAGCTTGCCAAGCATGATGTTGTTCTGACGACTTATTCAATTGTCAGCATGGAGGTCCCTAAGCAGCCTCTAGTTGACAAAGACGATGAAGAAAAAGGAGCTTATGATGATCCTGCAGTATCAAGCAAGAAAAGGAAATGCCCTTCTAGTTCTAAAACTAGCAAGAAGGGACTGGACTCTGCGATGCTTGACTCTGTTGCTCGTCCTCTTGCGAAAGTGGCTTGGTTTAGAGTTGTCCTGGATGAGGCCCAGAGTATCAAGAATCACAGAACTCAAGTTGCAAGGGCTTGTTGGGGTCTTAGAGCAAAGCGTAGATGGTGCTTATCAGGGACTCCTATCCAGAATGCAATCGATGATCTCTATAGCTACTTCAGATTTTTAAGATATGATCCTTATGCTGTGTACACATCATTCTGTTCCACAATTAAGATCCCTATCAGCAAAAGTCCATCGAAAGGATATAGAAAGCTACAAGCTGTCTTAAAAACAATCATGTTACGTCGCACAAAAG GCACACTTCTTGATGGGGAGCCTATCATTTCTTTGCCACCTAAATCTGTAGAGTTGAAAAAAGTGGAATTTTCACAGGAGGAACGTGATTTCTATTCTAGACTAGAGGCTGATTCCCGAGCACAGTTTCAG GAATATGCTGATGCTGGAACTGTGAAGCAAAAttatgttaacattttattgATGCTTTTGCGCCTTAGACAAGCATGCGATCATCCCCTGCTTGTCAAGCGTTACAATTCTAACTCCCTCTGGAAATCTTCAGTTGAGATGGCAAAGAAGCTTACTCAGGAAAAACGATTATCTCTTTTAAATTGTTTGGAAGCTTGTTTGGCCCTCTGCGGTATCTGTAAT GATCCTCCTGAAGATGCTGTTGTTTCAGTTTGTGGTCATGTTTTTTGTAACCAGTGCATTTGCGAACATCTTACTGGTGATGACAATCAGTGCCCTGCTACAAACTGCAAAATTCGATTAAGCATGTCTTCAGTGTTCTCCAAAGTCACATTGAATAGTTCTTTTTCTGATCAGGCTTGTGATAATTTGCCTGCTTACTCTGGTTGTGAAGTGGATGAATCTGAGTTTTATTCTGAGAGTCAGCCATATAATTCTTCAAAAATTAGGGCTGCACTTGAGGTGTTGCAGTCTTTGTCTAAACCACAATGCTGTGCTCCCCAAAGCAATTCTGTGCATAGCACTCTGGGGGAAACTACTGATGGGCTCGGCAGCTCATCTTGTGACCGAATGAAATCCTCAAATGAATGTCCTGAGAACCAAAATGTGTTAGAGAGAGCCTCTAATAATTCAATTGGTGGTGAGAAAGCTATAGTGTTTTCGCAGTGGACTAGGATGCTAGATTTACTTGAAGCATGTCTTAAGAATTCTTCAATCCAGTATAGAAGACTTGACGGAACAATGTCTGTCTCGGCAAGGGATAAAGCTGTTAAAGACTTTAACACTCTCCCTGAG GTTTCAGTTATGATTATGTCTTTGAAGGCTGCTAGTCTTGGTCTGAATATGGTTGCTGCCTGCCATGTTCTTATGCTAGATCTTTGGTGGAATCCGACAACTGAAGATCAAGCTATAGACAGAGCGCATCGTATTGGACAGACCCGTCCTGTCACAGTCTTGCGGTTAACTGTTAGAGATACAGTTGAAGACCGTATTTTAGCTCTGCAG caaaaaaagcaaaaaatggTTGCGTCTGCCTTTGGAGAGGATGGAACTGGTGGTCGTCAAAGTCGCCTTACTGTGGATGATCTAAAATACCTGTTCATGATGTGA